In the genome of Arachis stenosperma cultivar V10309 chromosome 6, arast.V10309.gnm1.PFL2, whole genome shotgun sequence, the window GGCCGATAAGGACCACAGCTGTTTTCAGGTAAGACATTCTTCCAGAAATTGGGTTGGCAGTTATTAGCTTTCCATTTAGCCCACTTCTCTATAGATTCTGATGAACTCAGGTTTGTGGGTCCTGGAAGACCCATTGATATCGCAAATGACGATGCTTTCTCTCCTACCAGCAATGTGTGCTCAGTATGTTGCATTACTAACCTAGCAGCCTTGATTCCATCCTTTACATATCTCATGGCACCGACAGCTCCTACTTCCATAGTCGCCTATGTATCTCCTTAGAGGAAGATTGGATCAAAAGTCATGATGATACACAAAGATGTAtcacaagaaaaagaaaatactaatAAATTCAATTGCTATAGAACATGGTAATTGGTCGTTACCCCATCCATGACCAGAGCATCAATTGTAGTTTCTCCATTCTCGTCTGGACTTCCACCCGGACCAACTTTTTGGAATAAGATATGCAGAAGgcaaggaaaaaaaaaatccagAAGAGAAAATCTCAGTATAGAGAACAGCATTGAAATCTATTCTTCCCCTTCCATATatgacaaaattgaaaaaaaattttaataaatccCCAACTAAACAAGCTTTATCATTGATATGAAATCCTCCAATGAAATTGAATAGTTATTATATCAAGCAGAAAAATACATAGATTGTGTGCAATGCTAAACAATCTAACAAACTGGTTGTTTGAAGCAATCTAAATGATATTCTACGACGAAGCAAAAGGAGAAGCAAGTTGTTTATAGTGCACTCTGAAACCTCTTAGGTAAAGTATTATTATAGTCAAACACTCAATAAGAAATGAAAAACAtgttaatcaaaataaattcgATACACAATGACACAAATATGATGAAGAACAATCAGCAGCCCAAGTGCCCAACCAAGCAATTAaccaagaggaaaaagaaaacgtgttacttattaaaaaaatccaagtTATCTTCGAAATAGTTTCAGTTTGCACCTGTTCCATCACATCTCAGTTCCTCACAAGTTGAGCAACCCTCAACCACAGAATCCACAGCTGTTGAACCACCATCAGCAGCCTTCCAAGCAGCTCTAACGGCCTCAACAAACGGCCAAGTACTCACAACCAGCGGGTAGTGCTCCACTTCAACAGTTTCATGTCCCAGCACCTAGTGGAAATAATGCCAGAGatcaaagaaaaaattaaaataaataagaggGTTTACTGATAATGAGAAATCTAGCTAGGAAACTGATCAATGTTAGTGAATTCAAGTATTGAGTTTAGGGTATTTTCACTTTCACTCCAATGAAGAGGACAAAAATAAGGTAAAGGAAGTTGCAAACAATGAGAGAATAGTTTGTTGTTCTATACCATAGACAGTAAAAAGAGGAACAACATGAATTTGAAGAGTGGAGTGCTTTTGGATCGCAGCGGATCCTGGAAGAGGGCCCTTGTAGGCATAGCCATGGAGACAACTTCTATGGCTCTTGAGGGGAAGGCTACCAGAACTCTAAATTAAGAAAGAATGTGCATCTCAGTAAgtcaaaaatcataaaaagaagaaaaaagaagctAAGTCATACTTAGGAATGGCATCGGATTCACAATAGTAAAATCATCATTTTGACCCTCCAAAGATTAGTTCCCCAAAAAATAGTCCTTCACATATTCATTACCCAATTCTGCTTGACAAATCCACCCAAAGTAAGGACTATTTTGCCAATGAACTAATATTTAGCAGGTCAATATGGCAGTTTATGCAAGATTAAAATCACACATTATAACTATGAACCTTTTGGggataaataataaataataataaccaAATTGTGCTGGTTGAGTGGTTAGCTTAGCTCACTCGTCTGGTTAAGCAACTGTCTGACGAATCTCGCTTTATGCATTGCTCAGCAAACCTTTAATGGAATTCCGATCCGCAAAAGATTAGTAGCAGGGCAAGGATACCGTGGGAAaccaaacaacaacaacaacaataataataataataacaacaacaatttctTTTAACTTCTTTGGAATTTCAAAATGGCAGTTTACTTCAAGGTAACGGGATAAATGGCTGAGTGAGActcatggagattgttggtccAAGTTCCAAAGAGAAAAGCAAAGGGACCAACTCATGTGAGTGTGAGAAGCAAGAAGTGACTAAAGAGTTAATTATAATAGAAATTGAATCAATCACATACACAGTGAATCGgtgaaagaaacaaaaaactatttttttttttatgagcaAAGGAAAacagagaagaaaaacaagatTTGAAAGAGATCACATGGAAGCAGAAAGCAGTACTTACATGGAGGCAGACAGTGGTTGTGGACAGCTGAAGTGGCTGACGGCGGTGGCTGGCTGGGTTTCGGAACGGGAAAGGATTAGACAGTGGGGAGAACAAGTGAAAAAtgttttttagaaaaaaaaaattgtttttaattaaTGTAATATTAGTACATtacatataattaaattttcagcatatgaaaattaaattctacCTATTAATCAGCCTTATAAAGTTATAATGGAAAAATTAGGACTGGACATGAATCGGATAATATCCGCATATCCGCGGTAATTATCCGCATTCAATCCGAATTTTGTGGATCTTATCCGATCCATAAAGTCATCGGATCGGATAGGATCCCATCCGCATTATGATAGGATCAGATTGCGAATTTGGCAGTAATATCCGCGGATCTGATCCGCAAATCCGCATATCCGCACATTACATATAAATAGCATAGTTTAAGAAAATAAACTCTaatgtgatatgaattttagtgtgttgttttatgaattttatgatatcttgttttttattttttatattgtacttcgacttaaaataattaaacttaaatcttgtgttattattattttttgttattcaaaaaaacttttattgataattttttagatttaaatatGCTTAAACGggtgaaaaattattttttttttctaaaaatagccaaatagaatttgaaaacattttttcttaaattatgCAGATATACCCGATATTCGATCCGCAAGTATGCGGATCCGATCAGATCGAATTCGGCCTGAAAAATTACGAATATCATATCCGATTCGATCCGATGTGTGCGGATcggataaaattttaaactatatccaatccaatccaatccgTGTGCGGCGCTAAGAAAAATAGCCAACTAACTTGAGCCAAAAGCCTGATATTTCACGAGtcatgataataaaaaaaattgaaaaatattatatataacatTGTGTATATTTttgaagtattttttatttgtaataatAGAAATCATTGATAAGAagtgagaaaaaaaataaaagatttatcttatatatcataaaaaatatataaaagaaatgtatataaaaatgatataaatgtttttttttttttaaattaagtaACTTTTTCCCATTAATCGTCTATGTGTTTTACtattttatataaatcaaaCTGAGTGATATTTAAATTTGTTTCTAACAATTGtgtatataataaattaaattctaactacaaaaattaataaattggttgttgattttttaaaatattaggcaaattaatattgtataaaataaaaaaataaatgtatcCTCAGCATTTATTAAAAAGTGATAAATtagtctttaatttttttaaaaaaatattatttaaagattaaattttttatattttaaataataataaactaattttttaatatattttattaaaaattaatttatcagatattctaaaaaataatgaatatttttaatagGGACTAATTTGTTTGATATGGAAAATTTTTTTGGTTGTTCTTAATTGGATACAAAATTCGTTACCCGCAAATATGGGGTTTTACTCTCTTGTTTTTATATATATCAACGACATTTAAGTATTTTCAACCTAATTTCAGCTgcttatttaataaaaatatttttgattagTCACAGTATTCTTAATTTAACATGTTAAAAGATTAATTCATTGTGGATATGAACTCTATTTAAGAATATATCGTTGgtcaattaattattatacatataaaacGATATTCGTCCTAACACAAAGACACTTGCAGATGAATAAGTTAAGTCTGAAGGCTTATTTAAATAAAGGGCTAGTGTTTGTGCCTGGCCCAACTCTCTTTCTGGTCAACAGCTGCCTTAAAAATTCAATTCagtccaaaaacaaaaaataaaaaataaattcagcCCGAAGCTTTATGGATTATTCTGTTGTTTAAAAAGAATGTATTTTTAAATGGGGCCCGCCTTATGCATGTAGCAATCCATTGGCCAGCGACAAATTCTTAAATGAAACTCAATACTATGGCGGATTAGTCATTAGCCTGCCAGATTGAAAGATACtgtagaaaacaaaaaaaaatgtgtttttagttttttacaACAAAAACATTAGATATGACAATGCTGGAAAAGATATATAacttataaatatatataaaattagtaTGAAATATAATGTTTAaggtaaaaaatatattaatatttttggaGTGAATAATTTTGGATTAATATTTACACCAAAAGTACTCAAAAAAATGAGTGTAAACATATTAAAATTCACTTAATAGTATACTGTTATGGACCTTTCATTTTTATGCATATAAAAGTTTAGAAAATTTAAGGCCTTTCTTTTTTTAATGAACGTTAACTCACAAAGGCCTAAAAGTAGTGACCACAAGTCTCAAGATTACACAAAATTAATCATCAACtcaagtttatatatatatatatatatatatatagatagatagatagagtTGTAGTCTTTGGTGGTTATGTCCATCTGGTGGTTAAGATGACTACGGACGTAACATATATGATATTTTAAAGGTTGACCGTGATTATGACTCGTTTATGTTGCAATAAATTCATTAATCAAACTGGATAAAGTTTATGCTTTTACTAGACATTcgcaaagaaaaaaaaaagaaataaacaataTACTCATGAAACATTAATTtgaacaaaattattaaaattttgatagAAATACTGAAGATGTAAATTATAGAAGATGAAATGAGAGTTTTATGAAGGCACGACTGTGGTAGTTCGGAGGCAAGGTTGAGTTTGTGCAGGTATGGAAGTTGAAGATGCGATCGCCCGTCCGAAGTTTCTGTCTGCAACTTCGCAGCGTCGTGGAGCTTTGAGTTCATGGCCAACTCAAGGTTTAAGATTCAATGGCGGGTCTACACCTTGTGTCTGCAATATGGCAATGTCATCGAGGGTTGAGGTTGTGGCCGAATAGTGGTTAGTTGAAGATTGGAACGTCGGTGAGGGGTTTGCGCTGGTTGTCGAAGTAAATTTCTTTCCTTATTGTTCATTGTGTTGCTGGATTTTGGGAACGGAACCTTTATATTGGACGATCTGATTATATCCTATCATCTATGATAACCACAACACTAGTCATCTCTTCATTGGTTGGTCAATTTCTAGCCACCAATAGGTACAAGAAACATAGTCACCAGAGACGTGGCTACATATATAACCATGCTaagtgtacactaaaatcagctattaatataagataaatatattgaaatataaatatatattaataataaattaaacaatatatatttatacacaaatatattaataattaattttgatgtcCATGATAAGAGTGTTGAGTTAGTAAGGTAGTTAGTGCTATGCGTTCTGTTTAGTCAGTTAGGGAGTTAGTGAACCAGTTAGTTAAGAATCTGTTAGAGTTAAGCTTCTAGAAGCAAGTGGGATTAGCTGCATGTTAGTTGGATATTAAGTTTCCATAGGCTTCTAAATCCACAAATTGCTACAGCTataaaagtaaaagcactagCTCACTGTACGTTTCGATTTTCAATTTTACACAATGCAGTATCACATTTCAGATCAAACTTTATTAAAATTCTCTCTCTTCAACCTCTCTTCTCTTCAAATCTTCTTCTTCGTATAACCACTTACATAGATTCTGatacctttcaatcattctTCTTGTTCGTCCACGAAAATTGTCTCTAAAATTACCTCTAGCTGCAGAATTTTAAATAAGGAATTGTGGATCTTATGAGTACTGTAAATACTGAGCTACATTAGCTCGCACAAAGTACATAATATGCACTTACTTACACTTCATGTATAAGAAATTTAATCATCATGCATTTACTAAATTACTACTTGTTCTCTCTTTAGACGGAAAAAAGTACAATACATTCCATGCATTTCACTAAAAAAGTACAATCATCTTTTACAACAAAATTTCCTAATTTTATTaggaaaaatagagaaaaacaACAATTAAGGTTGCTAACTGAGGCAAACAGGGTTGCCTAATTATTACAAATTTACAATAATTAAGGAAACATGTCACTCGCCATACATGCATTCCCTACATATACATTACCCAAACACAAGCAAAACAAGCACTGTAATGAACAAAAAACattaacaattaaataaaatggaTGAACTAACAATAAACTTGAAAAAGGCTTAATTTCTATACATATAATAGTGTCAAACTTTTATATTTTGCTATTTAATCAGGTGTcgtcatataaataaaaataatgaattcTTTTTAGAGTCAATGGATGTACTCTTCCAACAAAATATTTGCTATTATAACCGACCATGTGTTAATATAATGTTAAAAGAAAATCTAGTTTTATTTATAATGACAACACCTTATTATTAAACGACAATATAACAAAGCTCGACAAAATAAAGTGCATAGAAATTTGACTAATTGCTTAAAGGTAAAACTCACGTGCAGTTGTCTTCATGTGAGGTTGAAAGTCAAGAATCAttacataatttaaaattattatgttCTCTACGATTAACTTTACATGAAGACAACTGCACATGAGTTTCTCCTTACTTGAATTATAAGATTTTATGTTAACATTGGAAGCCAGGAGGAATTGATTTTTGACAAGCACTAAGGATCCAGCTTAGAGCAACAGGGACATCTAAGTTGTTGCCAAGAACATTGGCCTTAATAGCAGTGCACAAACAAAGTGCTGCTTCCAAATCAACCAAGCCATCAAGTAATGCACAACATTTGCTTGAAACTGGAGAACCAACAACAACGTTACCAAGTCCTAAGACATCAGCACAAACCCCTAGTTTCAATGTGTCTTTGGGGCATTTCTCttttggtggtggtggtggtgccGGAGTTGGGCATGGTTTTGGTGGTGGCGTGCATGATCCACATGCATTGCTCAACAAAGGTGTTGAAAGGAGAGACAGCACAAGAATTGTGGCAGAAAGCTTGCTCATGGTGTTGAAAGCCATGGCTTATAGCAAAAAGAAAATGCTTAGGAAAATATATTAATGATGTAAAACAAATTAGTGTGTTATGAAGTTGATAAATAGGGTGGTACATACTACCAATTtataaaagcaaaagaaaattttgTGAGGATGCATCATCACATGGAAATCTGATTGAGTGATTGGTGTTGTTTTTCCAGCTGGATTTCTTTTGTATGCTTCTGAATTGATCAATGGAGTGAGGGctattgtttatttatttattagtattattttttgttttaaatctTCTGTGGATGCTAATTCACTAAGTTATACTAGTGGCCTTTagatatttttctttgatttgatTTTCACTCTTCTTCAACGACTTTGGTCTAAGTTTTTAGTATTACAAAATTACTGACTgagttttgtttaatttatttagcCTATATAAGTATAACTtattataaaagagaaaaactCAAAGAGCCAgcagaatttcaaatttttaactaatactTGACcggttaataattaatttattgtgaACATAAGTTCTATAATTAGTCACTGCACTAATAGGTTGTATGCATAAGATGGGATTCAAATTCTCAATACTTGTTTAATCGGATGAGTGAACTAATCACTCGACTAacctaaattaattttttaatttaataatctaTTTAAATAAGTGTTTAGAATTTGAATCCTATCTTATGCATGCAATACAATTTATTAGTcaataacaaatttttaaatagaactTAAATTTGTGGCAAATTAATTATTG includes:
- the LOC130933276 gene encoding probable isoaspartyl peptidase/L-asparaginase 3 isoform X1: MAMPTRALFQDPLRSKSTPLFKFMLFLFLLSMVLGHETVEVEHYPLVVSTWPFVEAVRAAWKAADGGSTAVDSVVEGCSTCEELRCDGTVGPGGSPDENGETTIDALVMDGATMEVGAVGAMRYVKDGIKAARLVMQHTEHTLLVGEKASSFAISMGLPGPTNLSSSESIEKWAKWKANNCQPNFWKNVLPENSCGPYRPTSYLEHTDETCLKTYAMQTTDLRFLDLGHRIHDTISMAVIDRMGHIAVGTSTNGATFKIPGRVGDGPIVGSSAYANEEVGACCATGDGDIMMRFLPCYQVVESMRLGMNPELAAKDAIGRIARKFPDFMGGIVAVNKKGEHAGACHGWTFQYSVRSPGMKDVQVFTVLP
- the LOC130932798 gene encoding 14 kDa proline-rich protein DC2.15-like translates to MAFNTMSKLSATILVLSLLSTPLLSNACGSCTPPPKPCPTPAPPPPPKEKCPKDTLKLGVCADVLGLGNVVVGSPVSSKCCALLDGLVDLEAALCLCTAIKANVLGNNLDVPVALSWILSACQKSIPPGFQC